The following DNA comes from Phytohabitans rumicis.
CCTCGATGGCGGCGCGCAGCTCCTCGATGCCGCGCCCGGTGCGGGCGGACACGAACACCGCGTCCGGCCAGGTCCGCTTCAGCCGCAGCAGGGTCTCCTCGTCGGCGGCGTCGACCTTGTTGACGGCCAGCAGCTCGGGCAGCGTGTCGGCGCCCACCTCGGCGAGCACCTCGCGGACCGCGCGTACCTGCCCCTCCGGGTCGGCGTGGGCGCCGTCGACCACGTGGACGACCAGGTCGGCGTCGGCCACCTCCTCCAGCGTGGAGCGGAACGCCTCCACGATCTGGTGCGGCAGGTGCCGGACGAACCCGACCGTGTCGGACAGCGTGTAGACCCGGCCGTCGCCGGTCTCCGCGCGGCGGGTGGTCGGGTCGAGCGTGGCGAAGAGCGCGTCCTCGACCAGTACGCCGGCGCCGGTCAGCCGGTTGAGCAGGCTGGACTTGCCGGCGTTGGTGTACCCAGCGATGGCGACCGCGGGCACCAGGTTGCGCGTGCGGCTGGCGCGCATCGTCTGGCGTACCGTGCGCATGCCCTTGATCTCGCGACGCAGCCGCGCGATGCGGGTGCGGATCCGGCGGCGGTCCGTTTCCAGCTTGGTCTCACCGGGACCGCGCAGACCCACGCCGCCCCCGGCGCCGCCGCCGCGCCCGCTGCCGCCGGTCTGCCGGGACAGCGCCTCACCCCAGCCGCGCAGCCGCGGCAGCAGGTATTCGAGCTGCGCCAGCTCGACCTGGGCCTTGCCCTCTTTGCTCTTGGCGTGCTGGGCGAAGATGTCGAGGATCAGCGCGGTGCGGTCGATGACCTTGACCTTGGTGCGCTGCTCCAGGTTACGCAGCTGGGACGGGGACAGCTCCCCGTCGCAGATCACCGTGTCGGCACCGCTGGACTCGACCACCGAGCCCAGCTCCTCGACCTTGCCGCGGCCGACGTACGTGGCCGGGTCCGGGCGGTTGCGCCGCTGGATGACGCCTTCGAGCACCTGCGAACCGGCGGTCTCGGCGAGGGCGGCCAGCTCGGCGAGCGAGTTCTCCGCGTCGGTGGCGGTGCCCTCGGTCCAGACCCCGACGAGGACCACCCGCTCCAGCCGGAGCTGCCGGTACTCGACCTCGGTGACGTCGGTGAGCTCGGTGGACAGGCCCGCGACGCGGCGCAGCGCATGGCGGTCCTCCAGCTCCAGCGCACCCGTCGTGGCGTCGTCGTCCAACAGAACGAGGTCCTGCAAGCTGATCTCCCACCGTGTCCCATAAATCCCGACCCGACAATGGTGGCACGCCGTCCCCCGTATCGCACCTGGTTAAGGAGCGCGGTAAGAATGGCATCGTGCCGACCACCCGCCTGCCCAGTGCCGGATTCTCGATCACCGTCCGGGTCAGTGTCACCGCCGACGCCTCCGCGATCGGCCGCCTGACCACCTGCGTCGGCGAAGCCGGCGCCATCGTCACCGCGCTCGACGTCGTCGACTCCGACCACGTACGGGTGACCGTGGACATCACCTGTGACACCGCCGACTCCACCCACGCCGACCAGGTGGTCAAGGCGCTCGAGGTGCTGCCCGGCGTGGACGTACACAAGGTGTCCGACCGCACGTTCCTGCTGCACCTCGGCGGCAAGATCGAGGTCACCCCAAGGTCGCGCTGCGCAACCGCGACGAGCTGTCCCGGGCGTACACCCCCGGGGTGGCCCGGGTGTGCCTCGCGATCGCGGAGAACCCCGAAGACGCCCGCCGGCTCACCATCAAGCGCAACACGGTGGCCGTCGTCACGGACGGCTCCGCCGTGCTGGGCCTGGGCAACATCGGCCCGGCCGCCTCGCTGCCCGTGATGGAGGGCAAGGCGGCGCTGTTCAAGCGCTTCGGCGGGGTCGACGCGTGGCCGGTCGTGCTGGACACCCAGGACACCGACGAGATCGTGCGGATCGTCCAGGCGATCGCGCCCGCGTACGGCGGGATCAACCTGGAAGACATCGCCGCGCCGCGCTGCTTCGAGATCGAGGCGCGGCTGCGCGAGCTGCTCGACATCCCGGTCTTCCACGACGACCAGCACGGCACCGCGATCTGCGTGCTCGCCGCGCTGACGAACGCGCTGCGCGTCGTGGGCAAGCGCCTCGCGGATGTCCGGGTGGTCGTCTCCGGAGCCGGCGCCGCGGGTACGGCGATCATGAAGCTGCTGCTCCGCCAGGGGTCGGCGACATCATCGCGTACGACCGCCGGGGCGCCCTGCACCGCGGGCTGGCCGACATGAACCCGTCCTGGCAGTGGCTGGCCGAGCACACCAACAAGGATGGGTACGCCGGCGACCTGCCCGGTGCGGTCCGGGGCGCGGACGTCTTCATCGGAGTGAGCGCCCCCAACCTGCTCACCGGCGACGACGTGGCCGCGATGGCCAAGGACTCGATCGTGTTCGCGCTGGCCAACCCGGACCCCGAGGTCGACCCGCGGGAGGCCCGCAAGCACGCCGCGATCGTGGCGACCGGCCGCTCCGACCAGCCCAACCAGATCAACAACGTGCTGGCCTTCCCCGGCGTGTTCCGCGGCATGCTGGACGCCCACGCGGAGGAGTTCACCGAGGAGATGGCCCTCGCGGCCGCGCGGGCCATCGCGGACGTGGTCGGATCGGAAAAGATCAACCCCACGGTCATCGTCCCCAGCGTCTTCGACCCGCGCGTGGCTCCCGCGGTAGCGGCGGCAGTCCGCGCCGCCTCCGGCCGCTAACCCACCCACGCCGCACTGGCTGCCGCCCACGCCGCGCTGCTCGCGCTGCTGCGCTTCGCGCTGCGCCGCCCGCGTCGCGCCGATCAAGGCCCTGCGCGCCGATCAAGGACTTGTGCGTCGATCAAGGACTTGTGCGTCGATCAAGGGCATATGGCCGTGCTTCGATCTCAAAACCACGGCCGTTTGCCCTTGATCGACGCGGAATTCCTTGATCGACGTCGGGAGAGCCCGCCGCCCCTGCCCCGGTGAGGGCCGCGGCACCGCGCCGCCAGTACCCGCCCGCGCCGCGCCGCGAGAAACCCCGCCGCCCCGCGCCGCCGTTCCGGCGGCGCGGGGCGGCACCGGGGAACGGCGCCCGCTCGTCCGCGTCGATCAAGGCCCTCTGCGTCGATCAAGGGCATACGGCCGTGGTTTGGAGATCAAAGCACGACCGTATGCCCTTGATCGACGGGCAAGTCCTTGATCGACGCGGCAAGGGCCTGCCGCACGACGCGGCAAGGGCCTGCCGCACGACGCGGCGCACGACGCGGCAGGGGCCCGACGCGCGGCGGTGCAAGGGCCTGCCGCGCGACGGCGTGGGGGGTTAGCAGGTCGAGGAGGACTTGCGCTTGGCGATCGCGGCGTCGGCGCCCGAGGCGTACTCGACCAACGTTTCGCCAGCGGGTTCGTACTGCCACTTCTTGCCGGTCAGCCGCAGCGCGCTGTGGCCCACCTTGTCGCCCTGGCGCCAGGTCAGCTCCACCAGTTCCATGCTCACCGGCTTCACTTCCTGCAGGTCGATCTTCACGCCCTTCTGCGCCGCCGGGCAGGTCTTGTTGACCTTCTCGAAGTCCTTCTGCGGTACTTCTTTCTTGGCCGCGTCGGTCCACAGGCCCCAGGCGCCGGCCCAGTCACCGTCGGCGAGCAGCTTGAACTGGCTGTTGGCGGTGTCGAGCGCCTCCGCCACGTTCGGGCCGTTCGACACGGGGGTGCCGGGCACCGCCGACTGCGCCACCATCGGGTTGGTGGCGGTGGGTCCTTCGCCGGGCGCTGTGCCGCATCCGGTGGCGAAAGCCAGCACAGCCGCGCCGATCAGCACGCCGCGAGTCCAGCGCATGGGAAAACCTCCGAGGTATCGATTATTGTCGTTGGGAGCGTTCCCAAGGACGCAGTCTGACACCTCGACTCGCATCGATCAACCCCCACGCCGGCGACGCGCTCACCCGGCGATGGTGGTCTCCCCCGCCGCGACGAGGACCGCCGGGCCCTCCAGCCACACGGTGTCGGGAGGGAAGTGGACCTGCACGCGGCCACCCGGAACGTCGACGGTGACGGAGGAGGCCGCGCCGCGGGCCACCGTGGCCACCGCTACCGCGCCGGTGCCGCAGGACAGGGTCTCGGCGGAGCCGCGCTCGTAGACGCGCATGCGTACGTGGGCGGGCGCCACCGGCTCGTAGAACTCCACGTTCACCCCGGCCGGGTAGAAGTCGTGGTCGTACGCCGGCGGCCGGTCGAGGTCCAGCGACGAAAGCGACACCCCATCCGGCAACGGGCAGACCAGGTGCGGGTTGCCGCAGTCGACGGCGGTCCCCTCGTACACGCGGCCGGTCACCGTGGCGGTGCTTTCGCCGTACACCTTGGGCAGGCCCATGTCGACGGAGATGGTCTGCTCGCCGATGACCGCGCGCACGACGCCGGCCCTGGTCTCGATCGGCACCGTGCCGGCCGCGAGGCCGGCGGACTCGAGGTAGCGCGCGAACACCCGGGCCCCGTTGCCGCACATCTCGGCGAGCGACCCGTCGGAGTTCCAGTAGTCCATGAACCAGTCCACGCCCGGCAGCGACGAGCGCGCCACCCGCAGGACGCCGTCGCCCCCGATGCCGAACCGCCGGTCGCACAGCGCCGCCACCAGCGACGGCGTGAGCTCCGGCGCGTCCGGCAGGATCACGAAGTCGTTGCCGGTGCCATGGCCCTTGAGGAAACGCACAGCGCCATCATCCCGCAAGCGCGAGTGCGGCCGCCACGAGATCCGGGCGGGTCGCGTCGAGCCACCCGATCCGCGGGTCGCGGCGGAACCAGGTGCGCTGCCGGCGCACGAACCGCCGGGTGGCGCGCACGGTCTCGTCCCGCGCCTCGTCCCGCGTGGCGGCGCCGTCCAGGTACGCCAGCACCTGCTGGTAGCCGAGCGCCCGGCTGGCGGTGCGCCCGTCCCGCAGGCCCTGCTCGGCAAGCGCCGCGGTCTCCTCGACCAGCCCGTCCGCGAACATCTGGTCCACCCGCGTCTCCACCCGGACCGCCACGTCGGGCCGGTCGACGCCGATCTGGATGGCGTCGTAGTAGGGCTTGGGATCGGGCAGCGACGCGGTGAACGGCGCCCCGGTCAGCTCGATCACCTCCAGCGCCCGGACGATCCGCCGGCCGTTGCTGGGCAGGATCTTGGTGGCCGCGGCCGGGTCGGCGGCGCGCAGGCGCTCGTACAGACTCGCCGGACCGTTCGCCGACAGGTCGTCTTCGAGGCGCGCGCGAACCGCCGCGTCGGTGCCCGGGAACTCGAACTCCTCCAGCACCGCCCGCACGTACAGCCCGGAGCCGCCGACCACGATCGGCACCCGGCCGCGCGCCCGGATGCCGTCCACCGCCGCGCGGGCCAGCCGCTGGTACGCCGCGACGCTCGCCGGCTCGGTCACCGCCCAGATGTCGAGCACATGGTGCGGCACGTCCTCGCGTTCGGCCGGGGTGAGCTTGGCGGTGCCGATGTCCATGCCCCGGTAGAGCTGCATCGAGTCGGCGTTGACCACCTCGCCGCCGAGCGCGTGGGCGAGCGCGATGCTCAGCGCCGACTTACCGGCCGCGGTCGGCCCCACCACGGCGATGACGCTCACACCCGCTCCCAGGTCGCCACGAAGTACGCCACGCCGTAGGGCGCGTCGTCGTACTCCAGGGTGGCCCGCCACCGCCCGCCGGCGGCGGCCGCGGCCAGCACCTGCCATGGCGCCCGCCCGGCGACCATCAGCTCCGCGGACAGCACCGGGTCCAGCCCGAGCAGGGCGTCCAGGTCCGCCGTCGCCAAGGCCCGCGCGACCATTTCGTCGTACGGCTTGGCGCGCGGGTCGTCGTACCCGGGGGCCTGGATGCCCCGGCACGCCGACCCGTCCCCCATCACGAGCAGCGCCCATGGATCGCCGTCATCCCCGAGGCGGCGGCCGAACCTCACGCATCCATCGGCCGGTTCGTCCGCGGCGACGGTGGCCATCCGGTAGGTGTGGTTCTGACCCAGTGCCCGATTGACCAACCAGGCACCAACCGAAAGGCTGAGGGGCAGCGGAGTGCGCGGATCGCCGTCGGGCAGCCCCCACGGCGAAAAGGACCCCCGGGTCGGAGATACATAGTCTATTGTCGATGAATCGCTACCCAGGACCAGCAGCGACCGGGCGCCGGACGAGGCGATCCGGCGTATCGCCACGTCGCATGCGGCGCGCAACCCCGCCAATTCGGGGGCCGCGCCGCTGGCGATCTCTGGGACGATCATGGGCGGATAGGGACAGACCGCAGCGGCGACCAGGGGCACGTCAATACGGTAGCTGTCAGGCAACTGTGTCAGGCGCAAGGCGACCAAGGACACCGTATGGTCACGGTCAACCGCAAGCGCTCGACGGGGACCGGGTTGGACCTGTGACAATGCCGGGAGATACTCCGCTGCAAACATACTGCGCTGTGGCGGTGGCCGCCGGGTAACCCCCACCCGACGGTGCCGGGAAGAACGAGGATGGGCACATGAGCGACTGGACCGCCTTCGGTCGAGTGGACGCCGACGGCACGGTGTATGTCAAGACCGCAGAAGGCGAGCGCGTGGTCGGGTCCTGGCAAGCAGGGCCACCGGAGGAGGGTTTGGCCCATTTCGCACGCCGGTTCGCCGACAAGGTCACCGAGGTCAATCTGGTCGAGGCCCGCCTGAATTCCGGCGCCGCGGACGCGGCCCATTCCCTGGCGAGCGTGCGGCGCCTGCGGGCCGAGCTCGCCGAGGCGCACGTGGTCGGTGACATCGACGGGCTGTGCGCCCGGCTGGACAAGCTCTCCAGCCTCGCCGAGCAGAAGGCCGGCGAGGCGCGCGCCGCTCGCGAGGCGGCTCGTGCCGAGGCGCTGACCCGCAAGACCACCCTGGTCGAGGAGGCCGAAAAGCTGGCCGCCGAGTCGACCGGCTGGAAGACGGCCGGGGACCGGCTCAAGGAGATCCTCGACGAGTGGAAGACCATCCGCGGCGTCGACAAGAAGACCGACGGCGAGCTGTGGAAGCGGTTCGCCGCGGCCCGTGACTCGTTCACCCGCCGGCGGGGCGCCCACTTCGCGACCCTCGACGCCCAGCGCAAGCAGGCCCAGGGCGCCAAGGAGTCGCTCGTGGTCGAGGCCGAGACGCTCACCGAGTCCACCGACTGGGCGTCCACGGCCGCCCGGCTCAAGGACCTCATGGCCCAGTGGAAGGCCGCCCCCCGCGCCTCGAAGGAGGCCGAGCAGCGGCTCTGGGAGCGGTTCCGGGCGGCCCAGGACGCGTTCTTCACGCGGCGCAGCGAGGTCTTCTCGGCCCGCGACGCCGAGCAGCGCGGCAACCTCGACCGCAAGCACGCGCTGCTTTCCGAGGCCGAGGCGATCGACGTCGACGCCGACCCGCGCGCCGCGCAGGCCAAGCTGCGCGAGATCCAGGGCCAGTGGCACGACGCCGGCCGGGTGCCGCGCGAGTCGGCCACCGGTCTGGACCGCCGGCTCCGCACGGTCGAGGAGCGGGTACGTCAGGCGATGGAGTCGGCGTGGCGGCGCACCGAGCCGTCGGCCAACCCGCTGCTGGCGCAGATGCGCGAGCAGGTGGCCGAGGCCGAGGCGCGGCTCAACCGGGCGCGCGCGGCGGGCGACGCCAAGCGGATCCGCGAGGCCGAGCAGGCCCTCGCGTCGAAGCGGCAGTTCCTCCAGCTGGCCGAGCAGACGTCATAGTTTTTGTGATCAGGGCGTCCTTCAAGTCGTCATAGCGACTTGAGGGACGCCTTGATCACGAAGGACGCGCGGCAGGCCGAGCACCGCCGCGGCGGCGTCCAGCAGGGTGCCGCGGATCACGGCGGGCGACACGTCGGCCAGGATGGGCAGCGGGTTGAGGGCGGCGCCGAGCGCCTCGGCGGCCGCCACCGCACGGATCCGCTCGACGTCGGTCGGGTCCGGGCCGGCCAGCCACGTGTGCAACCGGCTGGCCAGCTCGATCACCTCGGCCCAGATCGGCTGGATCGTGGCGAGCACCGCGGGGACGTCGCGCATGAAGAGGGCGCACGCGCTGCGGTGCCGCAGCATGACGTCGAGGAACTGGCCGAGCACCACGCGGACCGTGTCCGGGTTGTGCGGCTGGCTCTCCGCGTACTCCACCGCCCAGCGCCAGTCGTCGACGAGCGGCTGCACCAGCGCGAGCAGGAGCGCCTGCTTCGACGGGTAGTGGTAGTAGAGCGATGCCTTGGTCATCCCGACCCGGTCGGCGATCTCGCGCAGGCTGGTCTGCTCGTACCCCTGCGCGGTGAACAACTCCATCGCCACGGCACGGATCCGGGCCTTGGTGTCTTCAGCGACCACGGTCGTGCACCTCCTCAGCGGGCCGATCGTATCTACCTATACCCCCGCACGCACTCTCAGCACCCTCTCAGCACACCTCCGGCATCATCCTGTGAATCGACTTGCCATACGCTGAGATCCTATCTACCGTGCGGCAGGTAGGCATCTACTTGCCGGACGGTAAGGACCGACGGTCGACTTGAGGGGGAGTCATGTTCGAACGGTTGGGGCGCTTCGTCGTCTACAACCCGTGGAAGGTCATCCTGGGGTGGGTGATCGCCGCGGCCGCCATCGTCGTCTTCGCGCCCACGCTGTCCGACGTCACCAGCTCGGACCAGGCGAACTTCCTGCCCAACAGCTACGAGTCGGTCAAGGCGCAGGAGCTGGCCGAGTCCGCGTTCGGGGAGTCCAGCGACTCGACCGCCACGATCGTCGTACGGCGTACCGACGGCCAGCCGCTGACCGACGCGGACTCCTCGATGGTCGGCACGCTGGCCCAGAAGGTCCAGTCCGCCAACATCGAGCGGGTCACCGGCGTGGTCACCGGGCCGCAGGCGGTCTCGCCCAACAAGCAGGTGCAGCTCGTCAGCGCCGGCCTGGAAGGGCTCCCCGACGACCAGAAGGTGATGGACGCGGTCCAGTCGATCCGCGACATCGCCAAGTCCGAGGTCACCGGGTCGCCGCTGACCCTCGCCGTCACCGGCGACGTGGCGATGCAGCTGGACAACCAGGACGCCTTCGAGAACGCGTTCGTGATCGTCGGTATCGCCACGGTCGCGCTGATCATCATCCTGCTGCTGGTGATCTACCGCAGCCCGATCGCGGCTCTGCTGCCGATCGTCACGGTCGGCGTCGTGAGCGCCATCGCGCCCGGCCTGATCGCCCTGGTGGCGAAGGCGACCGACCTGCAGGTCGACCAGTCACTGCAGATCATCCTGACCATCGTCCTGTACGGCGTCGGCACCGACTACATCCTGTTCCTGCTCTTCCGGTACCGGGAGCGGCTGCGCGCCGGCGACGACCGCAAGGAGGGCCTGGTCAAGTCCGTCGCGCGGGTCGGCGAGGTCATCGCCTCGGCCGCGGGCGCCATCGTGATCGCGTTCATGGCGCTGCTGCTGGCCGTGTTCGGCGCGTTCACCAGTCTCGGGCCGTCGCTGTCGATCGCGGTGGCGCTGATGGCGATCGCGGCGGTGACGCTGGTCCCCGCGGTCGTCTCGCTGTTCGGCCCGAAGGTCTTCTGGCCGTCCAAGTCCTGGCAGCGCGCCCCGCGCGGGAGCGTGATGCAGGCCGTCGGCAGGTTCGTCGGCCGGCGGCCGGCCGTGGTGGCGCTCGCGTCCGGCGGCCTGATGGTGGCCCTGGCGCTGGGCTCGCTCGCCATGCAGACCGACTACGACCAGACCGCGCAGCTCCCCGAGGACACCGAGTCCTCGCAGGGCTTCCGCGACCTGCAGGCCGGCTTCCCGCCTGGTGCGCTCAACCCCACCACCGTGTACGTCCGCAGCGACAGCGGGCAGCGGCTCGACCAGGCCGCCCTGGACCAGTACGCGAACAAGCTCAAGGAGGTGCCCGGCGTCGGCCAGGTCATGGCCGGTCCGGCCGGGTTGGCCACGCTGAGCCAGGACGGGACGGCGGCCCAGATCAGCCTGCTGCTGGCCGACAGCCCGTACTCGCAGGAGGCCCTCGACCTGGCCGGTGACGAGCTGCGCGACGTGGCGCACGCCAACACCCCGTCCGGGACCACCGCGTACGTGGGCGGCGCGACCTCGGTCTTCGCCGACATCCGGGACGCCAACGGCCGGGACCTGCGGGTCATCTTCCCGGTGGCGGGCGCGCTCATCGCGTTGATCCTGGCGCTGCTGCTGCGGGCCGTCGTGGCGCCGCTCTACCTGATGCTCGCGGTGGTGCTGGGCTTCTTCACCACGCTCGGCACGACGGTCCTGGTCTTCCAGGGCATCGGCGACCGGGCCGGGCTGTCGTTCATGCTGCCCACGATCCTGTACCTCTTCGTGGTGGCGATCGGCACCGACTACAACATCCTGATGATCGCCCGGCTCCGCGAGGAGGCGCGGCTCGGCAACGACCCGCGTACGGCGGCCGACCTGGCCGTCGAGCACGGCGGCCCGTCCGTCGCCGCGGCCGGTCTGATCCTGGCCGGCACGTTCGCCTCGATGATGCTGGGCGGCATCGCGTTCCTCACCGAGATGGGCTTCGCGGTCGCCATCGGCATCGCCATCTCGGCGTTCGTGATGTCGATGTTCCTGGTGCCGAGCCTCACCGCGCTGCTGGGCCGCAAGGCATGGTGGCCCGGACACGGCGACGCACCCAGCGGCACCGCCGAGCCGGCCGAGGAACGCGAACCCGTGGCCGCAGCTACCCATTAGACGTTCCTCACCCAAAGAACGAAGAGGGGCTCCCCGGCGGGGGAGCCCCTCTTCGTTTGACTCATACATTTACAAGCGTCACAATGATCCGCGGAGCCAGGGCAACGTTCTTTCCTCGACGCTGCTTTCCTATGAACGGAGAACCCTGGCAATGTCACGCAGAGCGCTTGCTAGCGCCCTTGCCGTCGCCACCACCGCCGCCGCCGGCTTCCTCGTCGCCATCGCCATGGCACCGGCCGCGCTCGCGGCGGGCACCGGCACCGGATACCTGCGCACCAGCGGCAATAAGATCATCGACAGCACCGGCGCGACGGTACGGCTGACCGGCATCAACTGGTTCGGCATGGAGACCGACAACAAGACCTTCCACGGCCTCTGGTCGAACAACCCGTGGCGCAACCAGCTCGACAAGATGGCCAGCCTGGGCTACAACACGCTGCGCATCCCGTTCTCGAACGACGCCCTCAAGCCGGGCGCCACCGCCACGGGCATCAACGACTTCGTCAACCCGGACCTGGTCGGCAACACCCCGCTGCAGATCCTCGACAAGGTCATCAACTACGCCGGCACCAAGGGTATGCGGGTCATCCTGGACCGGCACCGCCCGACCGCAGCCGGCCAGTCCGCGCTCTGGTACACGCCGACCGTCTCCGAGGCCACCTGGATCGCGGACTGGCGGATGCTCGCCCAGCGGTACGCCGGCAACACCACCGTCATCGGTGCCGACCTGCACAACGAGCCGCACGCCGAGGGCACCAACCCGAACGCGACCGGCGCGTGCTGGGGCTGCGGCGTGGAGAGCCGCGACTGGCGCCTCGCCGCCGAGCGGGCGGGCAACGCGATCCTCGCCGTACAGTCCAACTGGCTGATCTTCGTGGAGGGCGTGAGCTGCCCGAGCGGTGGCCTGTCGAACGTCTGGGACGGCGACCCGAGCAACGACGAGAGCTGCGGCTGGTGGGGCGGCAACCTGTCCAAGGCCGGCGCGTTCCCGGTCCGGCTCAACGTCGCGAACCGGCTGGTCTACTCACCCCACGAGTACGCCATCTCGGTGTACCACCAGGACTGGTTCGACGAGCCCAACTACCCGGCCAACATGCCGGCGCTGTGGGACGGCTTCTGGGGCTACCTCTACAAGCAGAACGTCGCCCCGATCATGATGGGCGAGTTCGGCAGCACCCTGGCCGACCCGAAGGACAAGGTCTGGCTCCAGGAGCTGATGAAGTACACCGGCACCGGGGTCAACGGCATGTCGTTCACGTACTGGTCGTGGAACCCGAACTCCGGTGACACGGGCGGCATCGCGCTGGACGACTGGACCAACATCAACACCGAGAAGCAGGCGATCCTGCAGCCGTACCTGATCGCGCCCGTGGGCGGCAACCCGACGACCGGCCCGACGTCCGCCGGCCCGACGTCGAGCGGTCCGACCACCAACCCGACCACCTCGGCTCCCGGTGCCTGCACCGCGACGTACACGCAGACGAACGCGTGGCAGGGCGGCTTCCAGGGCAACCTGACGGTGCG
Coding sequences within:
- the hflX gene encoding GTPase HflX; this translates as MQDLVLLDDDATTGALELEDRHALRRVAGLSTELTDVTEVEYRQLRLERVVLVGVWTEGTATDAENSLAELAALAETAGSQVLEGVIQRRNRPDPATYVGRGKVEELGSVVESSGADTVICDGELSPSQLRNLEQRTKVKVIDRTALILDIFAQHAKSKEGKAQVELAQLEYLLPRLRGWGEALSRQTGGSGRGGGAGGGVGLRGPGETKLETDRRRIRTRIARLRREIKGMRTVRQTMRASRTRNLVPAVAIAGYTNAGKSSLLNRLTGAGVLVEDALFATLDPTTRRAETGDGRVYTLSDTVGFVRHLPHQIVEAFRSTLEEVADADLVVHVVDGAHADPEGQVRAVREVLAEVGADTLPELLAVNKVDAADEETLLRLKRTWPDAVFVSARTGRGIEELRAAIEARLPRPAVEVLATVPYDRGDLVARVHSRGEVLATTHTEQGTRIHVRVDEALAAELAPFADPA
- the dapF gene encoding diaminopimelate epimerase, translated to MRFLKGHGTGNDFVILPDAPELTPSLVAALCDRRFGIGGDGVLRVARSSLPGVDWFMDYWNSDGSLAEMCGNGARVFARYLESAGLAAGTVPIETRAGVVRAVIGEQTISVDMGLPKVYGESTATVTGRVYEGTAVDCGNPHLVCPLPDGVSLSSLDLDRPPAYDHDFYPAGVNVEFYEPVAPAHVRMRVYERGSAETLSCGTGAVAVATVARGAASSVTVDVPGGRVQVHFPPDTVWLEGPAVLVAAGETTIAG
- the miaA gene encoding tRNA (adenosine(37)-N6)-dimethylallyltransferase MiaA; its protein translation is MAGAGRGRRRRAVAGHPGVRRRALRRGVLRGDLGAGVSVIAVVGPTAAGKSALSIALAHALGGEVVNADSMQLYRGMDIGTAKLTPAEREDVPHHVLDIWAVTEPASVAAYQRLARAAVDGIRARGRVPIVVGGSGLYVRAVLEEFEFPGTDAAVRARLEDDLSANGPASLYERLRAADPAAATKILPSNGRRIVRALEVIELTGAPFTASLPDPKPYYDAIQIGVDRPDVAVRVETRVDQMFADGLVEETAALAEQGLRDGRTASRALGYQQVLAYLDGAATRDEARDETVRATRRFVRRQRTWFRRDPRIGWLDATRPDLVAAALALAG
- a CDS encoding class III extradiol dioxygenase subunit B-like domain-containing protein, which gives rise to MIVPEIASGAAPELAGLRAACDVAIRRIASSGARSLLVLGSDSSTIDYVSPTRGSFSPWGLPDGDPRTPLPLSLSVGAWLVNRALGQNHTYRMATVAADEPADGCVRFGRRLGDDGDPWALLVMGDGSACRGIQAPGYDDPRAKPYDEMVARALATADLDALLGLDPVLSAELMVAGRAPWQVLAAAAAGGRWRATLEYDDAPYGVAYFVATWERV
- a CDS encoding DUF349 domain-containing protein, producing MSDWTAFGRVDADGTVYVKTAEGERVVGSWQAGPPEEGLAHFARRFADKVTEVNLVEARLNSGAADAAHSLASVRRLRAELAEAHVVGDIDGLCARLDKLSSLAEQKAGEARAAREAARAEALTRKTTLVEEAEKLAAESTGWKTAGDRLKEILDEWKTIRGVDKKTDGELWKRFAAARDSFTRRRGAHFATLDAQRKQAQGAKESLVVEAETLTESTDWASTAARLKDLMAQWKAAPRASKEAEQRLWERFRAAQDAFFTRRSEVFSARDAEQRGNLDRKHALLSEAEAIDVDADPRAAQAKLREIQGQWHDAGRVPRESATGLDRRLRTVEERVRQAMESAWRRTEPSANPLLAQMREQVAEAEARLNRARAAGDAKRIREAEQALASKRQFLQLAEQTS
- a CDS encoding TetR/AcrR family transcriptional regulator encodes the protein MVAEDTKARIRAVAMELFTAQGYEQTSLREIADRVGMTKASLYYHYPSKQALLLALVQPLVDDWRWAVEYAESQPHNPDTVRVVLGQFLDVMLRHRSACALFMRDVPAVLATIQPIWAEVIELASRLHTWLAGPDPTDVERIRAVAAAEALGAALNPLPILADVSPAVIRGTLLDAAAAVLGLPRVLRDQGVPQVAMTT
- a CDS encoding MMPL family transporter; this encodes MFERLGRFVVYNPWKVILGWVIAAAAIVVFAPTLSDVTSSDQANFLPNSYESVKAQELAESAFGESSDSTATIVVRRTDGQPLTDADSSMVGTLAQKVQSANIERVTGVVTGPQAVSPNKQVQLVSAGLEGLPDDQKVMDAVQSIRDIAKSEVTGSPLTLAVTGDVAMQLDNQDAFENAFVIVGIATVALIIILLLVIYRSPIAALLPIVTVGVVSAIAPGLIALVAKATDLQVDQSLQIILTIVLYGVGTDYILFLLFRYRERLRAGDDRKEGLVKSVARVGEVIASAAGAIVIAFMALLLAVFGAFTSLGPSLSIAVALMAIAAVTLVPAVVSLFGPKVFWPSKSWQRAPRGSVMQAVGRFVGRRPAVVALASGGLMVALALGSLAMQTDYDQTAQLPEDTESSQGFRDLQAGFPPGALNPTTVYVRSDSGQRLDQAALDQYANKLKEVPGVGQVMAGPAGLATLSQDGTAAQISLLLADSPYSQEALDLAGDELRDVAHANTPSGTTAYVGGATSVFADIRDANGRDLRVIFPVAGALIALILALLLRAVVAPLYLMLAVVLGFFTTLGTTVLVFQGIGDRAGLSFMLPTILYLFVVAIGTDYNILMIARLREEARLGNDPRTAADLAVEHGGPSVAAAGLILAGTFASMMLGGIAFLTEMGFAVAIGIAISAFVMSMFLVPSLTALLGRKAWWPGHGDAPSGTAEPAEEREPVAAATH
- a CDS encoding cellulase family glycosylhydrolase, giving the protein MSRRALASALAVATTAAAGFLVAIAMAPAALAAGTGTGYLRTSGNKIIDSTGATVRLTGINWFGMETDNKTFHGLWSNNPWRNQLDKMASLGYNTLRIPFSNDALKPGATATGINDFVNPDLVGNTPLQILDKVINYAGTKGMRVILDRHRPTAAGQSALWYTPTVSEATWIADWRMLAQRYAGNTTVIGADLHNEPHAEGTNPNATGACWGCGVESRDWRLAAERAGNAILAVQSNWLIFVEGVSCPSGGLSNVWDGDPSNDESCGWWGGNLSKAGAFPVRLNVANRLVYSPHEYAISVYHQDWFDEPNYPANMPALWDGFWGYLYKQNVAPIMMGEFGSTLADPKDKVWLQELMKYTGTGVNGMSFTYWSWNPNSGDTGGIALDDWTNINTEKQAILQPYLIAPVGGNPTTGPTSAGPTSSGPTTNPTTSAPGACTATYTQTNAWQGGFQGNLTVRNTGGALNPWSVTWTWPSGVTLGSGWNATVTQSGTTVTAAAPTWAPSLAAGASVTIGFTANGTASAPASVRLNGAACTS